One window from the genome of Bacillus tianshenii encodes:
- the gap gene encoding type I glyceraldehyde-3-phosphate dehydrogenase gives MAVKVGINGFGRIGRVVFRAALKNPNVDVVAVNDLTDANMLAHLLQYDSVHGKLDVKVEVKGNNLVVDGKEITVKAERDPANLGWGDLGVEVVIESTGRFTKRDDAAKHIEAGAKKVVISAPAKEEDITVVMGVNEGDYDPANHHVISNASCTTNCLAPFAKVLNDKFGLKRGMMTTVHSYTNDQQILDLPHKDYRRARAAAESIIPTTTGAAKAVAKVLPELNGKLNGMAMRVPTPNVSLVDLVAELDKNVSVEEVNAAFKEAAEGELKGVLAYSEEPLVSRDYNGNPSSSTIDALSTMIIEDNLVKVVSWYDNESGYSYRVVDLVDYIASKGL, from the coding sequence ATGGCAGTAAAAGTAGGTATTAATGGTTTTGGACGTATCGGACGTGTCGTATTCCGCGCAGCACTTAAGAATCCAAATGTAGATGTGGTAGCAGTTAATGATCTTACAGATGCTAATATGCTTGCACACTTACTACAATATGATTCAGTGCATGGCAAGCTTGATGTTAAAGTTGAAGTTAAAGGTAATAACCTTGTTGTTGATGGAAAAGAAATCACAGTTAAAGCAGAACGCGACCCAGCAAATCTTGGGTGGGGAGATCTTGGCGTAGAAGTAGTTATTGAGTCAACAGGACGCTTCACAAAACGTGACGACGCAGCGAAGCACATTGAAGCAGGTGCGAAGAAAGTTGTTATCTCTGCTCCAGCGAAAGAAGAAGATATCACAGTTGTTATGGGCGTAAATGAAGGTGATTACGATCCAGCTAACCACCACGTTATTTCAAATGCATCTTGTACAACAAACTGCCTAGCACCATTTGCAAAAGTTCTTAACGATAAATTTGGTTTAAAACGTGGTATGATGACAACTGTTCACTCATATACAAATGACCAACAAATTCTTGACTTACCACACAAAGATTACCGTCGTGCTCGTGCGGCTGCAGAGTCTATCATCCCAACAACGACTGGTGCAGCAAAAGCAGTTGCAAAAGTATTACCAGAGCTTAACGGTAAGTTAAATGGTATGGCTATGCGTGTTCCAACACCGAATGTATCACTTGTAGACCTAGTAGCTGAGCTTGATAAGAACGTATCAGTAGAAGAAGTAAATGCTGCATTTAAAGAAGCTGCTGAAGGTGAACTTAAAGGTGTTCTTGCGTACAGTGAAGAACCACTAGTATCAAGAGACTACAATGGTAACCCATCTTCTTCAACAATTGATGCATTATCAACTATGATTATTGAAGATAACTTAGTGAAGGTTGTTTCTTGGTATGACAACGAAAGCGGCTATTCTTACCGCGTAGTCGATCTTGTTGATTACATTGCAAGCAAAGGCCTTTAA
- a CDS encoding sugar-binding domain-containing protein, producing MKALLELQQKLLPELMEFMQKRYRILQYIRFMQPIGRRSLATQLDVTERILRSEVTLLKNQGLLDVSQTGMQLTEDGERLLDQLEDIMKEILGLGVLEKKLKDILQLDQVVVVSGDSDKDELSKVEMGRACVACMKGHYQSNNTIAVTGGTTMAAVAEMMTPDTKGRELLFVPARGGLGENVQNQANTICAKMAEQANGAYRLLHVPDQLSTAAYQSLTAEPSIRDVLALIKTPTMVVHGIGNALTMAERRKTSHEDFDKIHSGKAVAESFGYYFDSEGNIVHRVTTVGLQLEDLQSVQSVIATAGGASKASAIMAYMKQNTSTILITDEGAAQAIVRDYSLSS from the coding sequence ATGAAAGCATTGCTTGAACTACAACAAAAACTATTGCCGGAATTAATGGAGTTTATGCAAAAGCGTTATCGTATTTTGCAATATATCCGTTTTATGCAACCGATTGGACGTAGAAGTCTTGCAACACAATTAGATGTGACAGAAAGAATCTTACGTTCTGAGGTGACACTACTGAAAAACCAAGGGTTGCTTGATGTATCTCAAACAGGTATGCAACTAACCGAAGACGGTGAAAGGTTGCTTGACCAATTGGAAGATATTATGAAAGAGATTCTTGGTCTTGGTGTTTTAGAAAAAAAACTCAAGGATATATTACAACTAGACCAAGTAGTAGTGGTTTCTGGCGATAGTGATAAAGATGAATTATCAAAGGTTGAGATGGGACGTGCGTGTGTTGCTTGTATGAAAGGACACTATCAGTCGAACAATACAATCGCTGTAACAGGTGGCACAACAATGGCGGCTGTAGCTGAGATGATGACTCCAGATACGAAAGGAAGAGAGTTATTGTTTGTTCCAGCTAGGGGTGGACTCGGCGAAAATGTTCAAAATCAAGCAAACACGATTTGTGCAAAGATGGCAGAACAAGCTAATGGGGCGTATCGATTACTACATGTCCCAGATCAGTTAAGCACAGCAGCGTACCAGTCACTCACAGCTGAACCATCTATTCGAGATGTTTTGGCATTAATTAAAACACCAACGATGGTTGTCCATGGAATTGGCAATGCATTAACAATGGCTGAAAGACGCAAAACAAGTCATGAGGACTTTGACAAAATTCACAGTGGAAAGGCTGTAGCCGAATCATTCGGCTATTACTTTGACAGTGAAGGAAACATTGTTCATCGTGTTACAACTGTTGGACTTCAGCTTGAAGATTTGCAGAGTGTTCAATCTGTCATTGCGACAGCCGGCGGAGCTTCGAAAGCTTCAGCAATAATGGCATATATGAAACAAAACACAAGCACCATTCTTATTACAGACGAAGGTGCAGCACAAGCGATTGTTAGGGATTATTCCCTTTCTTCATAA
- a CDS encoding glutaredoxin family protein: MEVVLYSRKKCPLCDQARDVLIELQNEFPLNIKEVDIYSDDELLEKYQLMIPVVDIDGEQADYGMIVKDLLRNRLLEKNQ, encoded by the coding sequence ATCGAGGTTGTTCTATATTCAAGAAAAAAATGCCCACTATGCGATCAAGCACGAGATGTATTAATCGAACTGCAGAATGAGTTTCCGCTTAACATTAAGGAAGTGGATATTTACTCAGATGATGAACTGTTGGAGAAATATCAATTGATGATTCCTGTGGTTGATATTGATGGAGAGCAGGCCGATTACGGGATGATTGTAAAGGATTTATTAAGAAACCGTTTACTTGAAAAAAATCAATAA
- the rpoN gene encoding RNA polymerase factor sigma-54, which produces MELGLFQQQTLKLVMTTELRQAITLLQYSALDLSEFLQEQSMENPLIELRESTWEQQRNTMRKSSSGNDVSPLDFATEQRTSLSDELLTQARWLELSEQERETLEHLIFLLDENGYLHEHSSDIAERLNRSESQVEEMIKRLQQLDPIGIGARSLAECLYLQLEYEYPDEELAAEIVRDHLQLLAEKKWKQITKQYDITLQEVQRIYDLLQTLNPRPGAMYNAGSANYIIPELTVKQENGTFTVSFNDQSIPTVSLNAQYKGILEKAKEEELSKYLQDKYQQIVWLQKSIQQRRLTLLKVMTAIIEKQPDFFEKGDSHLKPMTLRDIAEETELHESTVSRATTGKYVQTPHGVFELKSFFSSGIRTQQGEDASSNEVKIAMKKLIDSEDKKKPLSDQKIVQLLKEEHGVVASRRTIAKYRDQLNIPSSTKRKRYE; this is translated from the coding sequence ATGGAATTAGGTCTCTTTCAACAACAAACATTAAAGCTGGTGATGACGACTGAATTGCGTCAAGCCATTACACTACTTCAATACTCTGCACTAGATTTGTCTGAATTTCTTCAAGAACAATCAATGGAAAATCCCCTCATCGAACTACGAGAATCCACTTGGGAACAGCAAAGAAATACGATGCGAAAGTCATCAAGTGGTAATGATGTAAGCCCGCTTGATTTTGCTACTGAACAACGTACGTCCTTATCTGATGAATTGCTGACACAGGCTAGATGGCTTGAGCTGTCTGAACAAGAACGTGAAACTCTAGAGCATCTTATCTTTTTGCTTGACGAAAACGGTTACCTGCATGAGCACTCATCGGATATTGCGGAAAGGTTAAATCGATCAGAGTCGCAAGTTGAGGAAATGATAAAGCGCTTACAACAACTTGACCCTATAGGAATTGGAGCGCGCAGTCTGGCAGAGTGTTTATATTTACAATTGGAATATGAATATCCAGACGAGGAACTTGCTGCTGAAATCGTGCGAGATCATTTGCAATTGCTGGCAGAAAAGAAATGGAAGCAAATAACGAAGCAATATGATATTACGCTTCAGGAAGTGCAAAGGATCTATGACCTGCTACAAACCTTAAATCCGCGCCCAGGAGCAATGTACAACGCAGGCTCTGCTAATTACATCATCCCTGAGCTGACTGTGAAGCAGGAGAATGGTACTTTTACAGTTTCATTTAACGACCAGAGTATTCCGACGGTTTCGTTAAATGCACAATATAAAGGGATCTTAGAGAAGGCGAAGGAAGAAGAACTATCGAAGTATCTTCAAGATAAATATCAGCAAATTGTCTGGCTTCAAAAAAGCATCCAACAACGAAGATTAACATTATTGAAGGTGATGACAGCTATTATTGAGAAGCAGCCTGATTTCTTTGAGAAAGGTGACTCTCATTTAAAACCGATGACATTGCGAGATATTGCAGAAGAGACAGAGCTTCATGAATCCACTGTCAGCAGGGCTACGACCGGAAAATATGTGCAAACACCGCATGGGGTCTTTGAACTTAAGAGCTTCTTTTCTTCCGGTATCCGTACACAGCAAGGGGAAGACGCTTCTTCTAATGAAGTAAAGATTGCGATGAAGAAGTTAATTGATAGTGAAGACAAGAAAAAACCACTATCCGATCAAAAGATTGTACAGTTATTAAAGGAAGAGCATGGTGTTGTAGCTTCACGTCGAACGATTGCGAAATATCGTGACCAGCTGAATATTCCTTCAAGTACAAAGCGAAAACGTTATGAATAA
- the clpP gene encoding ATP-dependent Clp endopeptidase proteolytic subunit ClpP: protein MNLIPTVIEQTNRGERAYDIYSRLLKDRIIMLGSGIDDNVANSIVAQLLFLAAEDPDKDISLYINSPGGSITAGMAIYDTMQYIKPKVSTICIGMAASMGAFLLAAGAEGKRFALPNSEVMIHQPLGGTQGQASDIEIHARRIIEMREKLNKILSERTGQPLDIIQRDTDRDNFMTADAAKEYGLIDRVITQNPTEDKK, encoded by the coding sequence ATGAACTTAATCCCTACAGTTATTGAGCAAACAAATCGCGGCGAACGTGCTTATGACATTTATTCACGTTTGTTGAAAGACCGCATTATTATGCTTGGATCAGGTATCGATGATAATGTTGCAAACTCAATTGTTGCACAGCTTCTTTTCCTAGCTGCAGAAGACCCTGATAAGGACATCTCACTATACATTAACAGCCCAGGTGGTTCAATTACTGCTGGTATGGCAATCTACGATACAATGCAATACATTAAGCCAAAGGTATCAACAATTTGTATCGGTATGGCTGCTTCAATGGGTGCTTTCTTACTAGCAGCAGGTGCTGAAGGCAAACGCTTCGCACTTCCTAATAGTGAAGTTATGATTCACCAACCACTTGGCGGCACACAAGGTCAAGCTTCTGATATCGAGATTCACGCTAGACGAATTATCGAAATGCGCGAGAAACTGAACAAAATTCTTTCTGAGCGTACGGGTCAACCACTTGATATTATCCAACGTGATACAGACCGTGATAACTTCATGACTGCAGACGCTGCGAAAGAATACGGCTTAATTGACAGAGTTATTACGCAAAACCCTACAGAAGATAAGAAATAA
- a CDS encoding HPr family phosphocarrier protein: MVEKKVVIRLKSGLQARPAAMFVQEANRFTSEIFLEKEGKKVNAKSIMGLMSLALSSGSEVLLIAEGNDEGEAVDALARFVEKED, translated from the coding sequence ATGGTTGAGAAAAAAGTGGTTATCCGATTGAAGTCAGGCTTGCAAGCAAGACCTGCTGCGATGTTTGTGCAAGAAGCAAACCGTTTTACATCTGAAATTTTCCTAGAAAAAGAAGGGAAAAAAGTAAATGCTAAAAGCATTATGGGGCTGATGAGTCTTGCGTTAAGTTCAGGCTCAGAGGTTTTATTAATTGCTGAAGGAAATGATGAAGGCGAAGCAGTTGATGCTTTAGCTCGATTTGTCGAAAAAGAAGATTAA
- the whiA gene encoding DNA-binding protein WhiA has product MSFASETKKELTHLETSGCCAKAELSALIRMNGTLSFANRQVNVDVQTENAAIARRIYTLLKRQFEVEVELLVRKKMRLKKNNVYIVRLKSNAKEVLEDLGILGDSFTFVRTISKAFTRKTCCKRAYLRGAFLAGGSVNNPETSSYHLEVFSLYEEHNHSLCELMNDFQLNAKTLERKKGFISYLKEGEKITEFLNIIGAHQALLHFEDVRIVRDMRNSVNRLVNCETANLNKTIGAAMRQVENIRFIKDYVGLEVLPDKLREIAELRIKYQDVTLKELGEMVESGKVSKSGVNHRLRKIDEIADKLKRGESLTNK; this is encoded by the coding sequence ATGTCATTTGCATCAGAGACAAAAAAAGAATTAACCCACCTTGAGACAAGTGGCTGTTGCGCAAAAGCAGAATTATCTGCACTAATTCGCATGAATGGCACGCTATCTTTTGCAAATAGGCAAGTCAACGTCGATGTGCAAACTGAAAATGCAGCCATCGCCCGCCGTATATACACATTATTGAAACGACAATTTGAAGTAGAGGTCGAGCTTCTTGTTCGCAAAAAAATGAGGTTAAAGAAAAATAATGTTTATATCGTGCGGTTGAAAAGTAATGCGAAGGAAGTGTTAGAGGATTTAGGTATTTTAGGAGATAGCTTTACCTTTGTCCGCACAATCTCTAAAGCGTTTACACGAAAAACATGCTGCAAACGAGCCTACTTACGTGGGGCATTTCTAGCTGGAGGTTCAGTAAATAATCCGGAAACCTCCTCCTATCATTTAGAGGTTTTCTCACTATACGAAGAACATAATCATTCACTTTGTGAATTAATGAACGATTTCCAGTTAAATGCCAAAACACTTGAGCGCAAAAAAGGATTTATTTCGTACTTAAAGGAAGGCGAGAAAATTACAGAGTTCTTAAACATCATTGGGGCTCATCAAGCATTACTGCATTTTGAAGATGTAAGGATTGTTCGCGATATGCGAAATTCTGTAAATCGCCTTGTTAATTGTGAGACAGCCAATTTGAACAAAACAATTGGGGCAGCCATGAGGCAGGTAGAAAACATTCGCTTCATCAAAGACTATGTTGGTTTAGAAGTGTTGCCTGATAAATTACGTGAGATTGCTGAACTTCGAATTAAGTACCAAGATGTTACGCTGAAAGAGCTGGGTGAGATGGTTGAAAGTGGTAAAGTAAGTAAATCAGGGGTCAATCATCGGCTTCGTAAAATAGATGAAATAGCAGATAAATTAAAACGAGGGGAATCCCTAACAAATAAATAA
- a CDS encoding YvcK family protein gives MANGQKPKVTVIGGGTGLSVLLRGLKKFPIDITAIVTVADDGGSSGRLRNEMDIPPPGDVRNVLAALSEVEPLLEELFQHRFTNGNGLNGHALGNLFLAAMTSITGDFVHAIRETSKVLNVKGEVLPAANRSIVLNAELEDGTIVSGESKIPTYNKRIKRVFLTPAHVDALPETIDAIKKSDLIVLGPGSLYTSILPNLLVDHIGNEICRASAEKVYICNVMTQPGETLGYTASDHIQALYDHLGAPCVDYIIVNNEPIPAYILKRYEKEQAVPVTADISRLQNLGLEVFSDNFILEQNDMIRHDTIKVSKLLYRLLTR, from the coding sequence ATGGCCAATGGACAGAAACCAAAGGTAACAGTCATCGGCGGGGGTACAGGGCTTTCTGTCCTGCTAAGAGGATTGAAGAAGTTTCCGATTGATATCACTGCCATTGTGACTGTTGCTGATGATGGGGGGAGCTCGGGGCGGTTAAGAAATGAGATGGATATTCCGCCCCCGGGGGATGTGCGAAATGTATTGGCGGCTTTATCGGAAGTAGAGCCGCTACTTGAAGAATTATTTCAACATCGGTTTACGAATGGAAACGGCTTAAATGGTCATGCGCTAGGAAACCTGTTTCTTGCTGCCATGACATCGATTACTGGTGACTTCGTTCATGCTATTCGTGAAACAAGTAAAGTCTTGAATGTAAAAGGAGAAGTACTCCCTGCAGCCAACCGCAGTATCGTTTTGAATGCAGAGCTTGAAGACGGGACGATTGTATCCGGAGAGTCAAAGATTCCCACATATAATAAAAGGATAAAACGTGTTTTCTTAACACCTGCACATGTGGACGCGTTGCCTGAGACAATTGACGCAATAAAGAAGTCTGATTTAATTGTATTAGGTCCCGGCAGCCTTTATACAAGTATACTTCCCAACCTGCTTGTCGATCATATTGGTAATGAAATTTGTCGAGCATCAGCGGAGAAGGTGTATATTTGTAACGTGATGACTCAGCCTGGAGAAACGTTAGGCTATACGGCAAGTGACCATATTCAAGCGTTATATGATCATTTAGGCGCGCCATGCGTTGATTATATTATCGTGAACAACGAGCCCATTCCGGCCTACATTTTAAAACGGTATGAAAAAGAACAGGCAGTACCAGTAACAGCAGATATTTCAAGGCTGCAAAATCTCGGGTTAGAAGTGTTTAGTGATAATTTTATACTTGAACAAAATGACATGATCCGTCATGATACAATAAAAGTTTCAAAATTACTCTATCGCTTGTTAACACGATAA
- the rapZ gene encoding RNase adapter RapZ, whose amino-acid sequence MSKHGHDMQLVIITGMSGAGKTVAVQSFEDLGYFCVDNLPPTLLPKFLELMKESGNKMDRAAIVMDLRGRDFFESLLGAIDEMNKQEWLTPQILFLDANDQSLVSRYKETRRAHPLAPRGLPLEGIKHERKMLEELKGRAQTIINTSTMKPRQLREAIIDKFANNKQNLFNINVMSFGFKHGIPIDADLVLDVRFLPNPHYIDSLRPLTGLNEEVSGYVLKQPETQTFLNKLIDLLTYMIPQYKREGKSQLVIAIGCTGGQHRSVTLAEYIGKHFMEEYMTQRSHRDIEKRKETK is encoded by the coding sequence ATGAGCAAACATGGTCATGATATGCAGTTAGTCATTATTACAGGTATGTCTGGAGCAGGAAAAACTGTAGCAGTACAAAGCTTTGAGGATTTAGGTTATTTCTGTGTGGATAATCTACCGCCTACGCTTCTTCCGAAATTTCTAGAGTTGATGAAAGAATCTGGGAATAAAATGGATCGTGCAGCGATTGTAATGGATTTGCGTGGCCGAGATTTCTTCGAAAGTTTATTAGGTGCAATTGATGAAATGAACAAACAAGAATGGCTGACACCTCAAATTCTTTTCTTAGATGCAAATGATCAATCACTTGTTAGCCGATATAAAGAAACAAGACGTGCGCACCCTCTTGCACCACGAGGGCTTCCGCTTGAAGGCATTAAGCATGAAAGAAAAATGCTTGAAGAGCTTAAAGGACGCGCGCAAACAATTATTAATACATCGACGATGAAACCACGACAACTACGTGAAGCGATCATTGATAAATTCGCAAACAATAAGCAAAATCTCTTTAATATCAATGTGATGTCATTTGGGTTTAAACATGGCATCCCAATTGATGCGGACCTTGTTCTAGATGTTCGTTTTCTACCTAACCCCCATTATATTGACTCACTTCGACCATTAACTGGGTTGAATGAGGAAGTCTCCGGCTATGTACTTAAGCAGCCTGAAACGCAAACTTTTCTTAATAAGCTGATTGATTTGTTAACATATATGATTCCTCAATATAAACGAGAAGGAAAAAGTCAGCTCGTTATTGCAATCGGTTGTACTGGCGGTCAACACCGTTCGGTAACACTTGCTGAATATATTGGTAAGCATTTCATGGAAGAGTATATGACACAAAGAAGTCACCGTGATATAGAGAAAAGAAAGGAAACAAAGTAA
- a CDS encoding 8-oxo-dGTP diphosphatase: MQRVTNCVLQEGNKVLLLQKPRRGWWVAPGGKMEQGESIKDTVVREFREETGIYLKNPNVKGIFTFTIKDGDRVVSEWMMFTFFATEYDGTNVNESEEGKIAWHEVEAVQDLPMAPGDHHIIDYVVKGNGIIYGNFTYTPDFQLISYRLDPS, from the coding sequence ATGCAGCGTGTAACAAATTGTGTTTTACAAGAAGGTAACAAAGTATTGCTGCTTCAAAAACCTCGCCGCGGATGGTGGGTAGCCCCCGGCGGAAAGATGGAGCAGGGAGAATCAATTAAAGATACGGTTGTAAGAGAGTTTCGGGAAGAAACAGGCATTTATCTTAAGAACCCGAACGTAAAAGGGATTTTTACGTTTACGATAAAAGATGGTGACCGTGTTGTTTCAGAATGGATGATGTTTACGTTTTTCGCAACGGAATATGATGGAACAAATGTAAACGAATCAGAAGAAGGAAAGATTGCATGGCATGAAGTGGAAGCAGTACAGGATTTGCCAATGGCACCTGGGGATCATCATATTATTGATTACGTCGTGAAAGGTAATGGGATTATCTACGGGAACTTTACCTATACACCAGACTTTCAATTAATCTCTTATCGTCTAGATCCATCATAA
- the trxB gene encoding thioredoxin-disulfide reductase, with protein sequence MSEEKIYDVIIAGAGPAGMTAAVYTSRANLDTLMIERGVPGGQMANTEDVENYPGYDHILGPDLSNKMFEHAKKFGAEYAYGDIKEVIDGKEYKIVKAGSKEYKARTVLITTGAQYKKIGVPGEEELSGRGVSYCAVCDGAFFKNKELVVVGGGDSAVEEGVYLTRFASKVTIVHRRDELRAQKILQKRAFDNEKIDFIWSHVVKEINDKDGKVGSVTLVDKKTGEEKEFKTDGVFIYVGMIPLSEPFKSLGITNEMGYIETNDQMETKVPGIYAAGDIREKTLRQIVTATGDGSIAAQSAQHYIEELKEELGV encoded by the coding sequence ATGAGTGAAGAAAAAATTTATGATGTGATTATTGCCGGAGCAGGACCAGCAGGAATGACAGCTGCTGTGTACACGTCACGTGCAAATCTCGATACATTAATGATTGAACGTGGTGTACCTGGCGGTCAGATGGCAAACACAGAAGATGTTGAGAACTATCCAGGTTATGACCATATTCTAGGGCCGGATTTATCTAATAAAATGTTTGAGCATGCGAAAAAATTCGGTGCAGAATATGCGTATGGTGACATTAAAGAAGTCATTGACGGAAAAGAATACAAAATTGTAAAAGCAGGAAGCAAGGAGTACAAAGCACGTACTGTTTTGATTACAACAGGTGCACAGTACAAAAAAATCGGTGTACCAGGCGAAGAAGAACTAAGCGGTCGTGGCGTATCCTATTGCGCAGTTTGTGATGGTGCATTCTTTAAGAACAAAGAGCTAGTCGTTGTTGGTGGCGGTGACTCTGCAGTAGAAGAAGGTGTCTACTTAACACGCTTTGCTTCAAAAGTAACGATCGTCCATCGTCGCGATGAGCTTCGCGCTCAAAAAATTCTACAAAAACGTGCCTTTGATAATGAAAAAATTGACTTCATCTGGAGCCATGTCGTAAAAGAAATTAATGATAAAGACGGCAAGGTTGGAAGTGTGACATTGGTTGATAAGAAAACAGGTGAAGAAAAAGAATTCAAAACAGATGGTGTGTTCATCTACGTTGGTATGATTCCATTAAGCGAACCGTTCAAGAGCCTTGGTATTACAAACGAAATGGGCTACATTGAAACCAATGATCAAATGGAGACAAAGGTCCCAGGAATTTATGCAGCAGGCGACATTCGTGAGAAAACTTTGCGTCAAATTGTCACAGCGACAGGTGATGGAAGTATTGCTGCACAAAGCGCACAACATTACATTGAAGAGCTGAAGGAAGAGCTAGGAGTTTAA
- a CDS encoding tetratricopeptide repeat protein yields the protein MKKQGKVIPFIQDGEHFFKKGLKAYQQRDLKKARHYLLRAASMDEEEPTFLCQLAIVTAELGHYQEANEMLEKVLRELEPEMTDCYYFLANNYAYLGLFHEARMHIEAYLREAPDGEYAEDAHELLQLLQLEDSLDDETGDSLQAEEALIIRHEEAKKLLEEGKLEEAEGVLKEVIKDYPEFWAAYNNLALAYFYRGLATEAVQLTEEVLEKNEGNLHALCNMAVFCHYLGDKTKTKVFQTQLERVYPIEIEQRNKLGTTLGMLGSYAQAYRWLRSLYKKGYKGDASFFYWLAVSAYQLGNERFAEQAWSELTKLEPDKEGLKPWKDVNKVTEKVETQMYDDFYKVLYEADSDAAKYFALFALFQNGNDEAITMIKDFATAEEADHFLQTFAIALLKQGDYEHATATPEERNMITGIDIAQMLFSLIHDEVHTVQVQDLYMMCFTILANAFESNYKLTNPSAWAAAIEYLWRRESNNGKTQTEIAEYHGISVSTLSKYVKTVKTLIN from the coding sequence ATGAAAAAACAAGGAAAGGTAATTCCTTTTATACAAGATGGTGAACATTTTTTCAAAAAAGGCCTGAAAGCATATCAGCAACGTGATCTGAAAAAAGCAAGGCATTATTTATTGCGTGCTGCGAGCATGGATGAAGAAGAACCTACATTTTTGTGCCAGCTTGCAATTGTCACGGCTGAACTTGGACATTATCAAGAAGCGAATGAGATGCTTGAGAAGGTTTTACGTGAGTTAGAGCCGGAGATGACGGACTGTTATTACTTCTTGGCAAATAATTATGCATACCTTGGTTTGTTTCATGAGGCACGGATGCATATAGAAGCATATTTGAGAGAGGCACCTGATGGGGAGTATGCAGAGGATGCCCATGAATTACTGCAATTGCTGCAGCTTGAGGATAGCTTAGATGATGAAACAGGCGATTCCCTTCAAGCGGAAGAAGCTTTAATTATCCGTCATGAAGAAGCAAAGAAGCTTCTAGAAGAAGGGAAGTTAGAAGAAGCAGAAGGTGTGCTTAAAGAGGTTATCAAAGATTACCCCGAATTTTGGGCAGCTTATAACAATTTAGCACTTGCTTATTTCTACCGAGGGCTTGCGACAGAAGCCGTTCAGCTGACAGAAGAAGTACTTGAGAAGAATGAAGGAAATCTTCATGCGCTCTGTAATATGGCCGTCTTCTGTCATTATCTTGGAGATAAGACAAAAACAAAAGTGTTCCAAACACAACTAGAACGGGTATACCCTATAGAGATAGAGCAACGAAACAAACTTGGTACAACACTTGGAATGCTCGGAAGTTACGCGCAAGCTTATCGCTGGCTTCGTTCCCTTTATAAAAAAGGATACAAAGGTGACGCGAGCTTCTTCTATTGGCTTGCCGTATCTGCCTATCAGTTAGGTAATGAGCGGTTTGCAGAACAAGCTTGGAGTGAGCTTACAAAGCTTGAGCCTGATAAAGAAGGTTTAAAGCCGTGGAAAGACGTTAACAAAGTTACTGAAAAAGTTGAAACGCAAATGTACGACGATTTTTATAAAGTGTTATATGAGGCAGACTCTGATGCGGCGAAGTATTTCGCCTTGTTTGCGCTGTTTCAAAACGGTAATGATGAAGCAATCACAATGATTAAGGATTTTGCAACTGCTGAGGAAGCTGATCACTTCTTACAAACCTTTGCGATCGCCTTGTTAAAGCAAGGGGACTACGAACATGCTACTGCAACGCCGGAAGAACGAAATATGATTACAGGTATAGATATCGCACAAATGCTGTTTTCACTAATCCATGATGAAGTGCATACAGTACAGGTGCAGGATTTGTATATGATGTGCTTTACAATATTGGCAAATGCGTTTGAATCCAATTACAAATTAACAAATCCGAGTGCATGGGCAGCAGCAATCGAATACCTTTGGCGCAGAGAAAGTAATAATGGAAAAACCCAAACAGAGATCGCGGAATATCACGGAATATCTGTTTCGACATTAAGTAAATATGTGAAGACTGTTAAAACATTAATAAATTGA